The Desulfovibrio sp. genome includes a region encoding these proteins:
- a CDS encoding 4Fe-4S dicluster domain-containing protein, whose protein sequence is MPKTFLIDTTRCTACRGCQLACKEWHDLPANETKQRGTHQNPPDLNPNNLKIVRFRERMKPDGTVVWNFFPDQCRHCITPICKEVADMAVPGAIIKDPKTGMVIATDKSAKLSPEDAQAVIDACPYNIPRLDPKTKCLTKCDMCIDRVTAGMLPICVKTCPTGTMAFGEREEILPMAKKRLEIVKKTFPKAFLADVEDVSVIYLLAEEKEHYYEYAAFM, encoded by the coding sequence ATGCCGAAGACATTTTTGATCGACACCACTCGGTGCACGGCATGCCGGGGCTGCCAGTTGGCCTGTAAGGAATGGCATGACCTGCCTGCCAATGAGACCAAGCAGCGCGGCACTCATCAGAATCCGCCGGATCTGAACCCCAACAACCTCAAGATTGTTCGTTTTCGCGAGCGTATGAAGCCTGACGGCACCGTTGTGTGGAACTTTTTCCCCGACCAGTGCCGCCACTGCATCACGCCCATTTGCAAGGAAGTGGCCGACATGGCCGTGCCCGGCGCAATCATCAAGGATCCCAAAACGGGCATGGTGATAGCCACGGACAAAAGCGCCAAGCTGAGCCCAGAGGATGCTCAGGCCGTTATTGACGCCTGCCCCTACAATATTCCCCGGCTGGATCCCAAGACCAAATGCCTGACCAAGTGTGACATGTGCATTGACCGCGTCACAGCGGGCATGCTGCCCATTTGCGTCAAGACGTGCCCCACGGGCACCATGGCTTTTGGCGAAAGGGAAGAAATCCTGCCCATGGCCAAAAAGCGGCTTGAGATTGTCAAAAAGACCTTCCCCAAGGCTTTTCTGGCGGATGTAGAGGACGTGAGCGTCATCTACCTGCTGGCGGAAGAAAAAGAACACTACTACGAATACGCGGCCTTCATGTAA